The uncultured Ilyobacter sp. genome has a segment encoding these proteins:
- a CDS encoding NADH-quinone oxidoreductase subunit NuoF, with translation MSDKKHVLICGGTGCLSSKSRQIADNINAVLKEKGMEDQVEVVLTGCFGFCEKGPIVKIMPENTFYVEVKPEDAGRIVEEDLIKGEKIETLLYRDPKTGNRVHEGESMEFYKKQMRIALRNCGLINPENIEEYLGNRGYMALGKCLNEMKPQEVIDEMKLSGLRGRGGGGFPTGLKWQFAANNSADQKYVVCNADEGDPGAFMDRSILEGDPHSVIEAMAICGYSTGASKGLVYIRAEYPLAINRLKKAMDDAREYGLLGKNILGSGFDFDIEIKYGAGAFVCGEETALIHSMEGERGEPTSKPPFPAESGYWGKPTNVNNVETFANIPEIILNGGEWFKGIGTEKSSGTKVFALAGKINNVGLVEVPMGTTLREVIFEIGGGISNGKKFKAVQTGGPSGGCLTERDLDTPIDFDSLLAKGSMMGSGGMIVMDEDNCMVAVSKFYLEFTVEESCGKCTPCRIGNTRLHEILDKITKGNGTMEDLELLKELSETIKDTSLCGLGQTAPNPILSTLDQFWDEYVAHVVDKKCPAGACTDLLQYTINDKCIGCTACARVCPVNCIAGKVKQKHVIDQSVCIKCGACYSTCKFGAIDRG, from the coding sequence ATGTCAGATAAAAAGCACGTCCTAATTTGTGGAGGTACAGGATGTCTTTCTTCCAAGAGTAGACAAATTGCGGATAATATCAACGCTGTCCTTAAAGAAAAAGGGATGGAGGATCAAGTAGAGGTAGTATTAACTGGATGTTTTGGTTTCTGTGAAAAGGGTCCAATTGTAAAGATAATGCCTGAAAATACATTCTATGTTGAGGTTAAGCCTGAGGATGCTGGAAGAATAGTAGAAGAGGATTTAATAAAGGGAGAGAAAATAGAGACTCTACTTTACAGAGATCCAAAAACTGGAAACAGAGTTCACGAAGGTGAAAGCATGGAGTTTTATAAAAAGCAGATGAGAATAGCTCTCAGAAACTGTGGTCTTATTAATCCTGAAAATATAGAGGAATACCTAGGTAACAGAGGTTATATGGCACTAGGAAAATGCCTCAATGAAATGAAACCTCAGGAAGTAATTGACGAGATGAAACTATCAGGTCTTAGAGGAAGAGGTGGGGGAGGATTCCCTACTGGTCTTAAATGGCAGTTTGCTGCAAATAATAGTGCAGATCAAAAATATGTTGTATGTAATGCTGACGAGGGAGATCCCGGAGCATTCATGGACAGATCTATACTTGAAGGAGACCCTCATTCTGTTATAGAGGCTATGGCTATCTGTGGATATTCTACAGGTGCAAGCAAAGGTCTAGTATATATCAGAGCAGAGTATCCTCTAGCAATCAACAGGCTAAAGAAAGCTATGGATGATGCAAGAGAATATGGACTTTTGGGAAAAAATATTCTTGGATCAGGATTTGATTTCGATATAGAGATCAAATACGGTGCGGGAGCATTTGTATGTGGAGAGGAAACTGCTCTTATCCATTCCATGGAGGGAGAAAGAGGAGAACCTACATCAAAACCTCCTTTCCCAGCTGAATCTGGATACTGGGGGAAACCTACAAACGTCAACAACGTTGAAACTTTTGCCAATATTCCTGAAATTATTTTAAATGGTGGGGAATGGTTTAAAGGTATCGGAACTGAAAAATCTTCAGGAACAAAAGTTTTTGCTCTTGCTGGTAAAATAAACAATGTAGGACTTGTAGAAGTACCTATGGGAACTACTTTAAGAGAAGTTATTTTTGAAATTGGTGGAGGAATCTCCAACGGAAAGAAATTTAAGGCTGTTCAAACAGGAGGACCTTCTGGAGGATGTCTTACTGAAAGAGACCTAGATACTCCAATTGATTTTGACTCTCTTTTAGCAAAAGGATCTATGATGGGATCTGGTGGAATGATCGTAATGGACGAAGATAACTGTATGGTTGCAGTTTCTAAATTCTACCTTGAATTTACAGTGGAAGAGTCTTGCGGGAAGTGTACTCCTTGTAGAATAGGTAATACAAGATTGCATGAAATTCTTGATAAGATTACAAAAGGTAATGGAACTATGGAAGACCTTGAATTGCTGAAAGAACTTTCTGAGACTATCAAAGATACATCTCTTTGTGGACTCGGACAAACGGCTCCAAACCCAATACTATCAACACTTGATCAATTCTGGGATGAATATGTAGCACACGTTGTAGATAAAAAATGTCCTGCTGGGGCTTGTACAGATCTTTTACAATACACAATCAATGATAAATGTATCGGATGTACGGCATGTGCTAGAGTATGTCCAGTAAACTGTATAGCTGGTAAGGTAAAACAAAAGCATGTCATCGACCAAAGTGTATGTATAAAATGTGGAGCTTGCTATTCTACATGTAAATTTGGAGCTATTGATAGAGGATAA
- a CDS encoding NADH-dependent [FeFe] hydrogenase, group A6, with amino-acid sequence MEMVKLIIDGKAVEAPKGATIVAAAKSLGITIPTLCHLQMGEVGYKNDCASCRVCVVEVEGRRNLAPACATPVYDGMVVTTNSMKVMQKRKTILELLLSDHPKDCLVCSKNGECELQDLAMQFGVREIRFAGKESTYRQDVSPSIIRDIDKCIMCRRCETMCNVIQTCGVLSGVNRGFEAVVAPAFEQDLEDTACTYCGQCVAVCPVGALHEADHTWQLVKDLANPAKKVVVQVAPAVRVALGEEFGYEPGTNVEGKMIAALRKLGFDMVFDTNWSADLTIMEEASELIDRVTKKLAGDEDVKLPILTSCCPAWVKFFEHNYPDMLDVPSTAKSPQQMFGAIAKNVWAKEEGIDKKDLIVVSIMPCLAKKYEASRKEFADKDGNPDVDYSISTRELAKLIKQANINFKGLDDEEVDNPLGSYTGAGVIFGRTGGVIEAATRTAYEWITGDTLESVDFNVLRGMESVRVAEVSIPGLDEKLGSKFRIGIAHGLGSARELLDKIRSGEETVHAIEIMACKGGCVGGGGQPYHHGDFGVIEKRTAGLNSIDEGKELRKSHENPYIKELYEKHLGKPMSHKAHDLLHTEYFPKRKM; translated from the coding sequence ATGGAAATGGTAAAGCTTATTATAGATGGAAAAGCAGTAGAAGCGCCTAAAGGTGCAACGATAGTTGCAGCTGCTAAATCATTGGGAATAACAATTCCTACTCTTTGTCATCTTCAGATGGGAGAAGTAGGTTATAAAAATGACTGTGCTTCATGTAGAGTCTGTGTGGTAGAGGTAGAGGGAAGAAGAAACCTTGCACCAGCATGTGCTACACCTGTATATGACGGAATGGTAGTAACCACAAATTCAATGAAGGTAATGCAAAAAAGAAAGACAATACTGGAACTTCTTCTTTCTGATCACCCAAAAGACTGTCTTGTTTGTTCGAAAAATGGAGAGTGTGAGCTTCAAGACCTTGCAATGCAATTTGGTGTGAGAGAGATAAGATTTGCAGGTAAAGAATCTACATATAGACAGGATGTATCACCTTCTATAATCAGAGATATCGATAAATGTATCATGTGTAGAAGATGTGAAACTATGTGTAATGTAATACAGACTTGCGGAGTTCTTTCCGGAGTAAACAGAGGATTTGAAGCTGTTGTGGCTCCAGCATTTGAGCAAGATCTAGAAGACACTGCATGTACTTACTGTGGACAGTGTGTAGCTGTATGTCCAGTAGGAGCTCTTCATGAAGCTGACCATACATGGCAGCTGGTAAAAGACCTTGCAAACCCTGCTAAAAAAGTAGTAGTTCAAGTGGCTCCTGCAGTAAGAGTAGCTCTTGGAGAAGAGTTTGGTTATGAACCTGGCACAAATGTTGAAGGTAAGATGATAGCCGCACTTAGAAAGTTAGGATTTGATATGGTATTTGATACTAACTGGTCAGCTGACCTTACGATAATGGAAGAGGCTTCTGAGCTTATTGACAGAGTAACCAAAAAACTGGCTGGAGATGAAGATGTAAAGCTTCCTATCCTTACCTCTTGTTGTCCTGCATGGGTTAAGTTCTTTGAGCACAATTACCCTGATATGCTAGATGTACCTTCTACAGCTAAATCTCCTCAACAGATGTTTGGTGCTATCGCTAAAAATGTTTGGGCAAAGGAAGAGGGAATTGATAAAAAGGACCTTATAGTTGTATCTATAATGCCTTGTCTTGCAAAGAAATACGAGGCCTCTAGAAAGGAATTCGCTGATAAAGACGGAAATCCTGATGTAGACTATTCTATCTCCACAAGAGAGTTAGCAAAGCTTATAAAGCAAGCAAACATCAACTTTAAAGGTCTGGATGATGAAGAAGTAGATAATCCTCTAGGAAGCTACACAGGAGCCGGAGTAATATTCGGTAGAACTGGAGGAGTTATAGAGGCAGCAACAAGAACTGCATATGAATGGATTACAGGAGATACTTTAGAGTCTGTAGACTTTAATGTATTGAGAGGAATGGAATCTGTAAGAGTAGCAGAGGTTTCTATTCCTGGATTAGATGAAAAGTTAGGTTCTAAGTTTAGAATCGGAATCGCTCATGGTCTTGGATCTGCTAGAGAACTTTTGGATAAGATCAGATCAGGAGAAGAAACAGTACATGCTATAGAGATTATGGCTTGTAAAGGTGGATGTGTAGGTGGAGGTGGACAGCCTTACCACCACGGAGATTTTGGAGTAATAGAGAAAAGGACAGCTGGGCTGAATTCTATAGATGAGGGTAAAGAGCTCAGAAAATCACATGAAAATCCTTATATTAAGGAACTTTATGAGAAGCACTTAGGTAAGCCCATGAGCCACAAGGCACATGATCTATTACACACAGAGTATTTCCCAAAACGTAAAATGTAA